Part of the Merismopedia glauca CCAP 1448/3 genome, CATATCTCCTTCTAGTCGAGTAGCAATTAAGTCGTTGTTAGGATCTTCAATTATGCCCATCATATCTGTTTGTACTCTTGAAGGACGTTCTTGGCAAAGTTTTAATATGTGACAACTACTAATATATTGAATGGTAAATTTATCGATTAGGTTTTGTTCGCTACTAACGCCTACAAATAGGGAAGAGAAGGGGATTAAGTGTAAATATAAATGAGGCACAATAATTAATTGTTCTATTTCCTCTAAATTGCTATTAATTAAATCTTCAATTTCTAATCTTATGGATAACTCACGAAGTAATTCAGTCAAATTATTCAACCATTCTTCACGATTATCTAGATAAGTTAGGAGCCACTTATCCAAAAGCCAAGTTTGCAAATTGTCGCGCCCTTTTCCTCGAAGAGTATATAAATCTAATAGATCTTTCTTGACTATAAAAACATAAGTATCATCAGCAGATGTATAAAAATCTAAAATAGCAGTTCTTGAATCATTGATAAGACTTTGGATCTCACAATAATTCAAATGCTGAACTTGAATTTGCCCGATCAAGACTGGATCTAAAGAACGTATTTTTTGCCAAATAAGTTGTTTCTCGGCTTCCAAATCTATAATTTCGGCTAGATTATCGAATAAAATATCAACAGGGAGGGAGCTTGGCTCTGGTGTTTCTAAATATATGTTTTCCTGATTTTGAGATGAAGAACGCAGTCGATCGATTTTTTCTTGTAAATATTTGTATGTTTCTAAATACTGTTGGACTTGGGCTGGCATCTCTTCAGTTTGATAGAGAGCGTTGCTAGCCATTAAATCAACTAAATGTTGAGAACGCGATCGCTCTACATATTCCAAAGCTTTTTCATAATTACTAGACTTAATATAAGCTAAAATAATATTCTCATAAATCTGAAAAGATTCTGCTACAATTTCCTGACGACGTTCGTCATTTAAGGAGGCGATGCGGATTAATTGTAATGCTTCAATTGCTAAACTATAACTTTCTATAGCAAATTGCCAATTGCCCTTTGCAAAACTTAAATTCCCTAAGTTACCAGCCGTTTGTAAGCATTCTAAAGGAAGACTTAAAGGAGTTCTTATTCGTAAGGCATTCTGATAAGACTCAATCGCCCGTTCCAAATTCTTAGCTTGATCTCCTCTAATTCTATTGGCGTAAGCATTAGCTAAGTTATTTTGAGTGGCTGCCCAACTGATGGGAAAATCAGTCTGGGTGCGAACTTGCAGAGCCATTTGATACCCAGCGATCGCTCGCTCTATATTCTCAGCTTTATCCCCTTTAATTCGGTTTTCGTAGGCATTAGCTAAGTTATTTTGAGTGGCTGCCCAATTTTCGGGAAAAGCGGTTTGAGTATAGATTGTCAGGGCATTCTGATAAGACTCAATCGCCCGTTCCAAATTCTCAGCTTGATCTCCTCTAATTCTATTGGCGTAAGTATTAGCTAGGTTATTTTGAGTCATCGCCCAATAATATACTGGGAAATCAGTTACTGGGAAATCAGTCTGGGTACGAACTTGTAGAGCCATTTGATACCCAGCGATCGCTTGCTCTATATTCTCGGCTCGCTTGCCTAGTATCCTTTGGCTGTAAGCAGATGCCAAATTGTTTTGAGTAACTAACCACTGGATAGGAAATTCGGCTTGAGTGTAAACTGTTAGTGCAGATTGGTAACAAGCGATCGACAAATCTAAATTTTTAGATCTATCTCCCTTTGTCCTTTGAGAGTAAGCATTCCCCAAACTATTTTGTACGCTTGCCCAATAAACTGGGAAATTTGGCTGGCGATAGACTTCTAAGGCAGCTTTACAAAAATCTATAGCCTGTTCTAAGTTTTCCGCTCTGTGTCCTTTAATTCTTTTATCAAAAACTATACCTAAATTGAGGCATACCATCGCCCAGTCTATAGGAAAACTATCGCGAGTATAAACTTTCAAAGCATTTTGACAACAATCAATTGCCTTTTCTAGATTTTCTGCTATATTTCCTCTCAGCCTATTGAAATAAGCACTACTTAAATTATTTTGAATAGCTGCCCATGTTAGGGGAACTTTTTCGTAAGTACGAAATGTTAATATAATTTGATAGCCTCTAATAGCTAGATCTATATTAGTAGCTCTATCTCCTG contains:
- a CDS encoding CHAT domain-containing protein, which gives rise to MNSQEKSNISEERLQSYLDLIHSLLQCSIGEENQILQAREDLLDRDLVSTINSVANHLEANGQKDSSDFLMSLAEQLLKIIDNHNILLPKCESAEDYERFLIQLLQIIAESQSNTQAIYSFLEKNLDKIDDTLGNILETWGLAMLESNSDEEAAFIASVIGEFSNLIQQFPSGDRATNIDLAIRGYQIILTFRTYEKVPLTWAAIQNNLSSAYFNRLRGNIAENLEKAIDCCQNALKVYTRDSFPIDWAMVCLNLGIVFDKRIKGHRAENLEQAIDFCKAALEVYRQPNFPVYWASVQNSLGNAYSQRTKGDRSKNLDLSIACYQSALTVYTQAEFPIQWLVTQNNLASAYSQRILGKRAENIEQAIAGYQMALQVRTQTDFPVTDFPVYYWAMTQNNLANTYANRIRGDQAENLERAIESYQNALTIYTQTAFPENWAATQNNLANAYENRIKGDKAENIERAIAGYQMALQVRTQTDFPISWAATQNNLANAYANRIRGDQAKNLERAIESYQNALRIRTPLSLPLECLQTAGNLGNLSFAKGNWQFAIESYSLAIEALQLIRIASLNDERRQEIVAESFQIYENIILAYIKSSNYEKALEYVERSRSQHLVDLMASNALYQTEEMPAQVQQYLETYKYLQEKIDRLRSSSQNQENIYLETPEPSSLPVDILFDNLAEIIDLEAEKQLIWQKIRSLDPVLIGQIQVQHLNYCEIQSLINDSRTAILDFYTSADDTYVFIVKKDLLDLYTLRGKGRDNLQTWLLDKWLLTYLDNREEWLNNLTELLRELSIRLEIEDLINSNLEEIEQLIIVPHLYLHLIPFSSLFVGVSSEQNLIDKFTIQYISSCHILKLCQERPSRVQTDMMGIIEDPNNDLIATRLEGDMIAKIYNVPDSNHLKGREQATVMNCQELAKKNNILHFSCHGFHRFDNPLESQLLLSNGNLTVGELLTLRFTNLQEVFLSACETGISNIEITDDILNIGTAFLCAGAKNVISTLWAVNDVASALLSIFYYQNKRQGINSIKSLKQSQLKLRSLSGNELTVYWQQIEHIVQKLDDDNQLVNLEKFKQYIALLCQQEYPFASPYYWAGFIYQGANLSSTP